One window of the Populus nigra chromosome 4, ddPopNigr1.1, whole genome shotgun sequence genome contains the following:
- the LOC133690513 gene encoding dol-P-Man:Man(7)GlcNAc(2)-PP-Dol alpha-1,6-mannosyltransferase, with protein sequence MASKSPQFLRSYGYDLLLGSIAAFYVFVVPYTKVEESFNIQAMHDILYHRHRLENYDHLEFPGVVPRTFIGALIVSILASPIVVVINLLQLSKIYALISVRLVLGCVVLSTLRFFRIQVRHKFGHQVEAFFVILTALQFHMLFYCTRALPNILALAVVNMGYAYWFRGNFYTALNCLVFATVVFRCDMLLLLCPLALELLLTKSISLWGAIKYCIGPALLSIGFTIMVDSIMWKRILWPEFEVFWFNSVLNRSSEWGTHSFHWYFTSALPRSLLAAYPLFLLGVLIDRRVLIFVLPVFSFILLYSKLPHKELRFIISSVPMLNLSAAVAANRIYNNRKKTLWKFLNLFMLGLFFISLGCTIVFFLASYDNYPSGNALKDLHQIGHLNNTNELWVHIDTFSAMNGISRFCENDSPWRYSKEEGIPLEEFCRRNFTYLVSEQFVVDGFKCLHYVSGFSRVRLQSSLPPIILVKEPKLYIHGNTKIKDIMQINWAGCS encoded by the exons ATGGCGTCAAAATCCCCTCAATTCTTGCGTTCTTATG gCTACGATCTACTCTTAGGATCAATAGCTGCTTTTTACGTCTTCGTTGTACCCTACACTAAAGTCGAGGAAAGCTTCAACATTCAG GCAATGCACGATATTCTTTACCACAGGCATCGCCTAGAAAAT TATGATCATTTGGAGTTCCCGGGGGTCGTGCCTCGCACTTTCATTG GAGCGTTGATTGTCTCGATTTTGGCGTCGCCAATTGTGGTGGTAATCAACTTGCTGCAGTTGTCGAAGATCTACGCTCTCATTTCAG TGCGATTGGTGTTGGGTTGTGTGGTATTATCTACACTGAGGTTTTTCCGGATTCAG GTTAGACATAAGTTTGGTCATCAAGTAGAAGCTTTCTTTGTAATATTAACAGCACTTCAATTTCACATGCTGTTCTATTGCACACGTGCTCTTCCCAATATACTAGCTTTGGCTGTAG TTAACATGGGATATGCATATTGGTTCAGAGGGAACTTCTACACAGCATTAAACTGTCTG GTTTTCGCCACAGTTGTATTTAGATGCGATATGCTGTTACTTCTTTGCCCTCTTGCTCTGGAGCTTTTGTTG ACCAAATCTATTTCATTGTGGGGAGCTATTAAATACTGCATTGGACCTGCGCTTCTGTCCATAG GTTTTACCATAATGGTTGATTCAATAATGTGGAAGAGGATATTGTGGCCTGAATTTGAAGTTTTCTGGTTCAACTCTGTTCTCAATCGGAGTTCTGAGTGGGGT ACACATTCCTTTCACTGGTATTTCACTTCAGCTCTCCCCCGGTCATTGCTTGCTGCATATCCTCTTTTTCTG CTTGGGGTTTTGATTGACAGGAGGGTTCTAATCTTTGTGCTTCCAGTTTTCTCCTTCATTTTGCTTTACTCTAAGCTTCCACATAAG GAACTCCGGTTTATCATCAGCTCAGTTCCAATGCTGAACTTATCTGCAGCAGTCGCAGCTAACAGAAT CTACAATAATAGGAAGAAGACACTGTGGAAATTTCTGAATTTATTTATGCtgggattattttttatcag TCTAGGTTGCACTATAGTGTTTTTCTTGGCATCCTATGACAATTATCCCAGTGGTAATGCATTAAAAGATTTGCACCAGATTG GCCATCTTAATAACACCAATGAACTGTGGGTTCACATTGATACTTTTTCAGCCATGAATGGAATATCAAGGTTTTGTGAAAATGATTCACCATGGAG GTATTCCAAAGAAGAGGGGATTCCTCTGGAAGAATTTTGCAGGAGGAATTTTACTTATCTTGTGAG TGAACAGTTTGTTGTTGATGGATTCAAGTGCTTGCATTATGTAAGTGGCTTCTCACGGGTTCGTCTTCAAAGTAGTCTTCCACCTATTATCCTG GTCAAGGAACCCAAGTTATATATTCAtggaaatacaaaaatcaaggatataatgcaaataaattgGGCAGGGTGCTCTTGA
- the LOC133692525 gene encoding pentatricopeptide repeat-containing protein At1g02150-like: protein MLLQPSLHHHKVSLSSTISYSHPLPWKNPNFTLHQTVNYKKLPVITCSISQIHNYGTVDYERRPMMKWNAIYRRISLMENPELGSGSVLNQWENEGKRLTKWELCRVVKELRKYKRYQQALEVYDWMNNRQERFGLSPSDAAIQLDLIAKVRGVSSAEDFFLRLPNTFKDRRIYGALLNAYVRNRMREKAESLIDEMRGKDYVTHALPYNVMMTLYMNINEYDKVDLMISEMNEKNIKLDIYSYNIWLSSCGLQGSADKMEQVFEQMKSDGSINPNWTTFSTMATMYIKMGKFEKAEDCLRRVESRITGRDRIPYHYLLSLYGNVGNKEEVYRVWNIYKSIFPSIPNLGYHAMISSLVRMDDIEGAEKIYEEWLSIKTSYDPRIANLFMAAFVYQGNLDKAESFFDHMLEEGGKPNSHSWEILAQGHISERRTSEALSCLKEAFATPGSKSWKPNPANVSSFFKLCEEEVDMASKEALASFLRQSGHLKDKAYALLLGMPVTGDELSTKEERTEDQIDNEENDGDNGSEMLVSQLQGSL from the exons ATGCTCCTCCAACCTTCCCTTCACCACCACAAGGTCTCCCTCTCGTCCACAATCTCCTACTCTCACCCTCTTCCATGGAAAAATCCCAACTTTACCCTGCACCAGACAGTAAACTACAAGAAACTCCCAGTGATCACCTGCTCGATATCACAAATCCACAACTATGGAACAGTGGACTATGAGAGAAGACCAATGATGAAATGGAATGCTATATACAGGAGGATTTCATTGATGGAGAATCCTGAATTGGGTTCTGGTAGTGTGTTGAATCAGTgggaaaatgaaggaaaaaggCTTACAAAATGGGAACTTTGTAGGGTTGTTAAGGAGTTGAGGAAGTATAAGAGGTACCAACAAGCTCTTGAG GTCTATGATTGGATGAACAATAGACAAGAGAGGTTTGGATTATCACCTAGTGATGCTGCGATTCAATTAGACCTTATTGCCAAAGTTCGTGGAGTTTCTAGCGCTGAAGATTTTTTCCTAAGGCTTCCCAACACTTTCAAGGATAGGAGGATATATGGAGCTTTGCTGAATGCCTATGTGCGAAACAGAATGAGAGAAAAAGCAGAATCTTTGATTGATGAAATGAGAGGTAAAGATTATGTCACGCATGCACTTCCCTATAATGTGATGATGACTCTCTACATGAACATCAACGAGTACGATAAAGTTGACTTGATGATTTCAGAAATGAATGAGAAAAACATCAAGCTTGAcatatattcatataatatctGGTTATCATCTTGTGGATTACAAGGATCAGCTGATAAGATGGAACAGGTATTTGAGCAAATGAAATCGGATGGATCCATCAATCCCAACTGGACAACTTTTAGCACGATGGCTACCATGTACATTAAGATGGGAAAGTTTGAAAAAGCTGAAGACTGCTTGAGGAGGGTTGAGAGTAGAATCACAGGTCGGGATCGGATACCTTATCACTATCTCCTTTCTCTATATGGTAATGTCGGTAACAAAGAAGAGGTTTATCGTGTATGGAATATTTACAAATCTATTTTTCCCAGTATTCCAAATTTGGGTTACCATGCTATGATCTCATCTCTGGTTCGGATGGATGACATTGAAGGGGCAGAAAAGATTTATGAGGAATGGCTATCCATTAAGACATCTTATGACCCAAGAATAGCAAATCTTTTTATGGCTGCATTTGTTTATCAGGGAAATTTGGATAAAGCTGAGAGTTTTTTTGACCATATGCTTGAAGAAGGAGGAAAGCCAAATTCACATTCATGGGAAATTCTTGCTCAAGGGCATATTTCAGAAAGGAGAACGTCTGAGGCTTTGTCTTGCTTGAAAGAAGCTTTTGCTACTCCAGGATCAAAGAGTTGGAAGCCAAACCCTGCAAATGTATCTTCCTTCTTTAAGCTCTGTGAGGAAGAAGTTGACATGGCAAGCAAGGAAGCTTTAGCAAGTTTTTTGAGGCAGTCAGGACATCTAAAAGATAAAGCATATGCATTACTCCTAGGCATGCCTGTTACTGGTGATGAGCTATCAACAAAGGAAGAGAGAACTGAAGACCAGATTGACAATGAGGAAAATGATGGTGACAATGGGTCTGAAATGCTTGTCAGCCAATTGCAGGGTAGTCTGTGA
- the LOC133692765 gene encoding trihelix transcription factor ASIL2-like codes for MSAPIKTGSPSSPQDQTPLQTTAQQTLPAPPTHPSTNPRRLPPPCWTPDETVALIDAYRDKWYTLRRGNLKANHWQEVADAVARRCPDASPPKTAVQCRHKMEKLRKRYRTEIQRARSMPVSRFTSSWVHFKRMDAMEKGPQAKADYNSESEGDDNDDDNEEDGDIRGSYLENCRNAKNFMNTRCIQKLYGNGIGNPGNGGDNNGLSGGNSSLGSGNAGGFRIRIPTGVSIAQPGPKFYAKAEQKHGGSPNMGVNASPDPCPKPKYGGGVGTSSRVMRGSEEMGKESEREPMEELVAAVKVLGDGFVRMEQMKMEMAREMETMRMEMEMKRTEMILDSQQRIVEAFAKALSEKKKRPKRMLSPET; via the coding sequence ATGTCCGCGCCAATCAAAACCGGATCGCCATCATCACCACAAGATCAGACCCCCCTCCAAACAACCGCTCAACAAACTCTACCTGCACCACCAACGCATCCATCCACCAACCCACGGCGTCTGCCTCCACCATGTTGGACCCCAGATGAAACCGTGGCCTTAATCGACGCTTACCGTGACAAATGGTACACGCTCCGCCGCGGTAATCTCAAAGCGAACCACTGGCAAGAAGTAGCTGATGCTGTAGCTCGCCGTTGTCCAGATGCTTCGCCACCAAAAACAGCTGTGCAGTGCCGCCACAAGATGGAAAAGCTCCGGAAACGGTACCGGACCGAGATCCAAAGGGCTCGATCCATGCCGGTCTCGAGGTTTACGTCATCTTGGGTCCATTTTAAGAGAATGGATGCGATGGAAAAGGGGCCTCAAGCTAAGGCTGATTATAATTCAGAGAGCGAAGGCGATGATAATGACGATGATAACGAGGAAGATGGTGATATTCGTGGATCTTATTTAGAGAATTGTAGGAATGCTAAAAATTTTATGAATACGCGATGTATTCAAAAGCTTTATGGAAATGGGATTGGGAATCCGGGGAATGGTGGCGATAATAATGGCTTGAGTGGCGGAAATTCTAGTTTGGGTTCGGGTAATGCTGGTGGATTTCGAATTAGAATACCGACAGGAGTTAGCATAGCGCAGCCGGGACCTAAATTTTATGCCAAAGCAGAGCAGAAGCATGGTGGGAGTCCTAATATGGGTGTTAATGCGAGCCCAGACCCCTGCCCGAAGCCTAAATATGGAGGTGGGGTGGGGACTAGTAGTAGGGTTATGAGGGGGAGTGAGGAAATGGGGAAGGAAAGTGAAAGGGAGCCGATGGAGGAGTTGGTTGCAGCGGTAAAGGTATTGGGAGATGGGTTTGTTAGAATGGAGCAAATGAAGATGGAAATGGCTAGAGAGATGGAGACAATGAGGATGGAAATGGAGATGAAGCGAACGGAGATGATTCTGGATTCGCAACAGAGGATTGTTGAagcttttgctaaagctttatcagagaagaagaagaggcctAAGAGAATGCTCTCACCTGAGACATAG
- the LOC133691555 gene encoding uncharacterized protein LOC133691555, whose product MGRKQTYLEISRYGFLVLFSMGTISCCMVYLCFSALFRPPISSTEFLDSRVSDDLKREDRNGDCCRGIEHLELWGDAIKWGSEFKVNSSKDCCLACKGMCSDDSGPCLCDSWVFCGDKLACGDQFGECWLKKQKDTLEPEKRDSGDHVMWTSGVVFGRGEGIVGFETRYGTFHVKLLPDCAPHSISYILELLASRHCVGCHFYRAESRGKSWDPEGNHIEHAPYGPPFALIQGTLGSYGTVFKDIPTEAFPTIRRGSVAWVDSGPEFFISLANHNEWNKAYTVFGFVLLEDMEIIERIAQLPAKPEVWSNINVAVLENPVPLHVRGIKRSVGNLKP is encoded by the exons atgggtCGCAAGCAAACCTATCTAGAAATCAGTCGTTATGGATTTCTGGTTCTTTTCTCGATGGGTACAATCTCCTGTTGCATGGTCTACCTATGTTTCTCAGCACTGTTTAGACCACCTATTAGTAGTACAGAGTTTTTGGACTCAAGAGTTAGCGATGATTTGAAGCGTGAAGATAGAAATGGAGATTGTTGTAGAGGGATTGAACACTTGGAGCTATGGGGTGATGCTATTAAATGGGGTTCTGAATTTAAAGTAAATTCTTCTAAAGATTGTTGCTTGGCTTGTAAAGGAATGTGCAGTGATGATAGCGGGCCTTGTTTGTGTGATTCTTGGGTGTTTTGTGGAGATAAACTGGCTTGTGGTGATCAATTTGGTGAG TGTTGGCTGAAGAAACAGAAGGATACCTTGGAGCCTGAAAAGCGAGACTCAGGAGATCATGTTATGTGGACCTCTGGAGTTGTTTTTGGGAGAGGAGAG GGCATTGTTGGATTTGAAACGCGATATGGGACATTTCATGTAAAA CTATTACCTGATTGTGCCCCACATTCTATTTCGTACATTCTTGAGTTGTTGGCATCACGCCATTGTGTGGGCTGCCACTTTTACCGTGCAGAAAGCAGGGGAAAGTCTTGGGATCCAGAAGGAAATCATATTGAACAT GCTCCATACGGCCCTCCATTTGCACTAATTCAAGGGACTCTTGGATCCTATGGGACAGTATTTAAGGATATTCCAACAGAGGCTTTCCCTACCATTAGAAGAGGTTCGGTTGCATGGGTTGATTCTGGTCCAGAATTCTTCATCAGTTTAGCTAACCACAATGAGTGGAATAAGGCATATACAGTGTTTGGTTTCGTTCTTCTCGAAGATATGGAGATCATAGAGAGAATTGCACAGCTCCCAGCCAAGCCAGAAGTTTGGAGTAATATTAATGTTGCTGTCTTGGAAAATCCTGTCCCATTACATGTCCGAGGAATCAAGAGAAGTGTCGGAAACTTGAAACCTTAA
- the LOC133691151 gene encoding uncharacterized protein LOC133691151, which translates to MPPRAVKRGAAAGKKRTLRKVLSQQHPEAAEDVLNLEVKPTVVDEKPVVVEEEKSVFVEDKLVIDEKKDREGEIEANLVTNGPASLKKEEEGKESVDEYEKDERLDFDDNEPEYEPEEYGGVDYDDKEIEQEDVQEVEDEVEEENEEENVGEEEQGELVEEELEEDPEEHEGEEDDEHAGEEVEHAEMADVEEEDEHHEVFKERRKRKEFEVFVGGLDKDATEDDLRKIFSRVGEVTEVRLMMNPQTKKNKGFAFLRFATVEQAKRAVTELKNPVINGKQCGVTPSQDSDTLFLGNICKTWTKEALKEKLKHYGVENVKDLTLVEDSNNVGMNRGFAFLEFSSRSDAMDAFKRLQKRDVLFGVDRPAKVSFADSFIDPGDEIMAQVKTVFIDGLPASWDEDRVRVLLKKYGEIEKIELARNMPSARRKDFGFVTFDTHDAAVTCAKSINNAELGEGDNKAKVRARLSRPLQRGKGKHLSRGDFRPGYGASRVVKGPWVRPVPHSYSTRPVRGIATRAPPFSLKSSTGLRERRPPLMSMPARSRPLAPPSRSFERRPPPPSYAKSLKREYGRRDEPPPSRSRPAVDYDPRSITERRPSYRDEYSSRGTSYADLPRSTSRMSARRAYADDGYSQRYERPPPSYREGHGRDYDSVAGSKRPYPAMDDIPPRYADAGVRHSRPRLDYELGSSASQYGDAYGDRLGRSTNGYGGSRSSISSQDSHGMYSSRQGMGYGGSYGGNDGGMYSSSYGGDYMSRSGDVGGSSYSSMYSSRGGMGSSSSYMGTGSSGSYY; encoded by the exons ATGCCTCCACGGGCGGTAAAGAGAGGAGCGGCGGCTGGGAAGAAGAGAACGTTGAGGAAGGTGCTGAGTCAGCAACATCCGGAAGCGGCGGAGGATGTGTTGAATTTGGAGGTGAAACCGACGGTGGTTGATGAGAAGCCCGTGGTCGTGGAGGAGGAGAAGAGCGTGTTTGTTGAAGATAAGTTAGTTATTGATGAGAAGAAAGATAGAGAAGGTGAGATTGAAGCGAATTTGGTCACCAATGGACCGGCTTCTTTGAAAA aagaagaagagggcAAGGAATCTGTAGATGAGTATGAAAAAGATGAGAGGTTAGATTTTGATGATAACGAGCCTGAATATGAACCTGAAGAATATGGTGGGGTGGATTATGATGATAAGGAAATTGAACAGGAGGATGTTCAGGAGGTGGAAGATGAAGTGGAGGAAGAAAATGAGGAGGAGAATGTTGGTGAAGAGGAACAGGGTGAGTTAGTAGAGGAGGAATTGGAAGAGGATCCTGAAGAACATGAGGGTGAAGAGGATGATGAGCATGCTGGTGAGGAGGTAGAGCATGCTGAAATGGCTGATGTGGAGGAAGAGGACGAGCATCATGAAGTGTTCAAGGAGAGGCGCAAGCGGAAGGAGTTTGAAGTATTTGTTGGGGGTTTAGACAAGGATGCTACTGAGGATGATCTTCGGAAAATATTCAGCCGTGTTGGCGAGGTTACTGAAGTCAGGCTGATGATGAACCCCCAGACTAAGAAAAACAAAGGGTTTGCATTCTTACGCTTTGCAACTGTTGAACAGGCAAAACGAGCTGTGACAGAACTCAAAAACCCAGTG ATCAATGGGAAACAATGTGGTGTTACTCCAAGTCAGGACAGTGACACCCTTTTTCTGGGTAACATTTGCAAGACATGGACTAAGGAAGCT TTGAAAGAGAAGTTGAAACATTATGGAGTTGAGAATGTTAAGGATTTGACCCTGGTAGAAGATAGCAACAACGTGGGAATGAACCGGGGATTTGCgtttcttgaattttcttctcGTTCAGATGCCATGGATGCTTTTAAGCGTCTTCAGAAGAGAGATGTTTTATTTGGAGTTGATAGGCCTGCAAAGGTGTCTTTTGCAGATTCCTTCATTGACCCTGGTGATGAAATCATGGCACAG GTGAAGACTGTGTTTATTGATGGCCTGCCTGCCTCATGGGATGAGGATCGTGTTCGGGTACTTTTGAAGAAATATGGAGAGATCGAAAAGATTGAGCTTGCACGGAATATGCCATCTGCCAGGAGAAAGGATTTTGGTTTTGTTACCTTTGATACTCATGACGCTGCAGTGACATGTGCTAAAAGTATAAACAATGCAGAGTTGGGTGAAGGAGACAACAAG GCTAAAGTTAGGGCCCGCTTATCAAGACCCCTTCagaggggaaaaggaaaacatctaAGTCGTGGAGATTTCCGACCTGGGTATGGAGCTAGTAGAGTTGTCAAGGGTCCATGGGTTCGTCCTGTGCCGCATAGCTACTCTACTCGTCCAGTCAGAGGAATTGCAACTCGTGCTCCACCTTTCAGTCTAAAGAGTTCTACAGGATTGAGAGAGAGACGTCCTCCCTTGATGTCCATGCCAGCAAGAAGCAGACCTCTGGCTCCGCCTTCTAGGTCCTTTGAGAGAAGACCACCTC CTCCATCTTACGCAAAGAGCTTGAAGAGGGAATATGGTCGGCGTGATGAGCCTCCTCCTTCAAGGAGCAGACCTGCTGTGGATTATGATCCTAGGTCTATCACTGAGAGACGCCCATCTTATAGAGATGAATATTCTTCTCGTGGTACCAGCTATGCTGATCTTCCCAGAAGTACATCTCGCATGTCTGCAAGGAGAGCTTATGCCGATGATGGCTATAGTCAAAGGTACGAGAGGCCTCCTCCAAGTTACCGTGAAGGGCATGGCCGTGATTATGATTCTGTTGCTGGTTCAAAACGTCCATATCCGGCTATG GATGATATTCCTCCTCGTTATGCTGATGCTGGTGTGCGCCATTCGAGGCCTCGTTTGGACTATGAACTTGGTTCTAGTGCTTCTCAATATGGGGATGCATATGGTGATAG ACTTGGGAGATCTACTAATGGATATGGGGGCAGCAGAAGTTCTATTTCCAGTCAGGATTCACATGGGATGTATAGTAGCCGTCAGGGTATGGGTTATGGAG gTTCTTATGGAGGCAATGATGGTGGAATGTACTCATCAAGCTATGGCGGTGATTACATGTCTCGCAGTGGTGAT GTTGGTGGTAGCTCTTACTCGTCAATGTACTCCAGTCGTGGAGGCAtgggcagcagcagcagctacaTGGGTACTGGTAGCTCAGGATCATACTATTAG